The Blautia pseudococcoides genome segment AATCCGGTCCAGATTGATGTCAAAATTCCCGATCGCGGGTCTGCCTGCCCTGATCCACCAATACAGGTTACTGGCAACATGCAGGGACTTCCCGGAGCCGGGGGTACCGGAATAAAAGATTATCATATTACCGCTCCTTTCTGTATCTCATTTTTTCTGCAGATACCCTGGCTGCAGAAGAAGTTTTGAATCACATTATGATGTTATGATATTGCCCGTATCCACCGGAGCAGGATGCTGTAAAGATAAAATACCCCTACGGACACCAGCCAGGCTTCACCAATACTTATAAAGGTTGATATTGGAATAAAATAATTTAAGGCAGACAAAAAAGGTAGATTTTCCATTGCGTCAATAAATGCAACAAATGGACTCCTGGGTAACAAAGATAAAACGGCATCCAAAAATTTGGTAACAATCTCCATAAGATCACCCCTTAATTAAATTTCTTGTGACAAGGATAAGAGAAACGATAAAGCCCAATGTTTCAATGACTCTTAAAATTTGTACCACAGATTCAAAATCTGACATATCAAGTTCCCATTTTTCATCAATATGGACCGGACCATAATCCAGTTTAAATGGCAGTTTAAAGACCGGAGCTTCGGCTTTAGCAGACAAAACCTTGAAAGCCTTGATTAAATCAAAAGGGATACAAAAGGGGAATATCTCTGTCAAGTCAGCCGTATAATCACCGATTTCCCCCTCACCACCGGGATTCGGATTTGGGTCAGGATCAGGGTCAGGGTCAGGGTTCGGATTTGGATCAGGATTCGGGTCAGGATTCGGGTCAGGGTCAGGATTCGGATTTGGGTCAGGATCAGGGTTTGGGTCAGGATTTGGGTCAGGATTCGGATCAGGATTTGGGTCAGGATCCGGATCAGGATTTTGATTTGGATTTGTAAGAGTTTCTATCAATTCCTCAATCAATGCTTTATTCTCATGCTCTGGGTCTATTTCAGGGTTATCAGCGGTATTGATTTCCTGTATACGGCGCAACAATTCGTCCATTTCGTCCCCAGATGGAAGACGAATATTGTCATACAATGGAGAATCTAATGCATTTTTATCTGGATTTTTTTTGATCCAATCCTCTATATCAGTAGACAACGGTAGTGTTTTAGGATTTATTATGCCTGGATATACAATACCATTATGCTGTGCCCTTTTCGCTTCCTCATAACTATCGTACACATACATATTATGTATAAGAGTACCAGGATTAAAACGTTCCCCATTAGAATACTCACCATCCACTACATTTGATTTACTTCCATCAGAATTTATAGACCAAGAACGCTTATACATAGGAAATGTAAGAGAATCAAAAGCAACATATTCGCCAGTTTTATAAACTAAAGGATAATCCCTATACATCCGTATTTGATACCATGGATGTCCATTATTATAAATATAATTGATATTCCAATATGGATAATCAGATACATTGGCATTAATATCACTTATCAAACCATCAGGCAATGTAACATCTTCCGGTTTATATTTACCATTTTTTTGCCACTGACAGACTTCAATAGCAAGAGAACCAATAACAGTAGCCAAAGCCCCACCTGCTTCAAGTGCAACAGTTGCATTTGGATGTGCTTTAAACCATAACTTCAATTTCTCAAAGGTTGCAAATTTCTTTTCAGGGTCATCATTATCCGGGTCAAAATCATCTGGATCTTGACCGGAAGAACCAGCCGCCTGTTTCACAATATTGTCATACCCTGCCTGGATATATCTTCCAACCTGTGCAAGCTGGTCTGCAAAATCATCAGCAGCCCCCGAATTATACCACTCATATCCTATATAGCCGGTTCCACAAGCTGCCATAAGAGCAATTGCCAGATAGACGGCATCATCAGCAATAAAAAAAGCCTGGACATCTTCTGCATTTTCATAAGCATAAAACATTGATGACAGAAGAGTGTTACAGCAGAGCAGGATGCATATTATCCTTTTCCGGTTCTTCCAGATTCTTGATTTTCTTTTCTTCACATCACACCTTCCTTTCTTGTATCTCAACAGCATTCCCGATCGGGACGCATCCAGCTCCGCAGCACAACTGATTTGAGGTACATTTTCATAAAAAAAGTTAAAAAATTAGAGGGGGAAGCTTCCCCCTCCACCGGGATTTTGCATCCCAATCTGTCAAGCTTTGTTTGTGACTTTCTTAAATACACTAATACCTTTTGTAATCAGGAAAACACCACCAATAAGAGGTAAGGCAATCGGCAGGGTGCTTGTCACAAGACTGGTAAGGGATGTGCCGATCTCTGTCATTTGGGTCGTTAATGCGGTTGTAATAGCTTCCATAATTTCTCCTTTCCGGGTTATACCCTTTTAAATATTTTCATTATCCCGGAAATGCAAAGCCCCAATAACAGGCAGATGAAGCCTAAGACAAAGCCAACAGGGATAAATGAAATCATAAGTTTTGCGATCTCCCCTAACGGGAGGACTTCTGCGGCAGAGGATAAAACCTCTGCTGTATGTACTACTTTTTCCATAGGTCTTACCTCCTTAATGCTTAATATAGTTACTGCATATAAGAGCCAGGATTCCGCCGAATATAAGAGCTACACAGCCCATAATAGGAATCTGGATATTCTGCATATTCTGCTGATAGATCTCTACCTTCTCGAGATGCTTATTCACATCCTTAACAGCCAAAAGCAGAGCTTGTATATCCTCTGTATAGTCGGCTGTAACCGCTGGTTCAATGGCAGGGTTATTTTCAACAGCTTTTTCTGGATTATCTGTAACAGGAGTTTCTTTTTCCGGGTCTTCCTGTTGTACACTTTCATCAGTACCACCACTTTCTTCTGACTGCAATTGCTGATAGACAGGGACACATAACATATCTTCTACTAAGACAGGTTCAACCAGTTTCCCGTCGATCAATTCCAGCTTTTCTTGTATCAGCGTAAAAACATCTGTATATGGCGTTTCCGCCAGGGCAGATTGTATATCAGTGAGCGATCCCTGAATACCAATCAAATCCTGATGAAGGGAATCAAATTGCGGTAAATAGCCAGTAGTCTCAATCGTTTCTACCTGTTCCTGCATATATACCACCTATTTCTTTTCAAGCATACCAAAGGTTGCATCACAAAGATAATGCAACGTATCAACAACCAGGACGGGTTTGCCATCACTACCAACCTTCATGATAAACTCTGCATCATAAATTGCCGGAGCAGATACAACCTGACTTCTTTTGTCAAAATCAACAGTACATTTGGCGGGCTGATAACCAACTCCTCCTACCTGATCATAATGAGATTTTAACAGTTCACCTTTTTCACCAAAAAAAAGATACTTAAATGTACAGCCCTTTACGATCTCTCCGGTATCCTTAGCCTTCATATCGTATTCCCCAGCGTACAGTAACAAAATTCTTTGTGTGTTCATTTTTTCTCCTCTCTGCTGTCCTACATATAAGCAAGACAGTCAAAACATAATAATTTGTTATCTATATAAACCGCCAGCCTATAAACAGGCGGATTACATGTTATACCAGACATAATAAAAAAACAAAGCAACAGCCGTAAATAAAAGAGCAAAAAAGCGGACGTTTGATAAAGCAGACAGCTTGTCAAACAGGATGTACATGTTATAAACACTGATATACATAAAATCCCCCTTTTAATTGTTTGCCTCAACCACTACTACGTCACCCAGTGCACTGCATGATGGCCCCGACCGCTCACCCGGCGCCCCACCGCCCCATGGGACCCGGCGCCCGGGTGCCCAAAAAGCGGGACGCTGGTTTATAGCGCTTACGCGCCAACGCCCAAGGAAAAAGGGGGAGAGCGCCTCAAGGTTACGGCGGATAAAGATTGCTTTGTTGCAAGGTAGGATTAAGGTTTTTAGGGACTGCCAGGGCGGTGTTGGTGCCCCGGCCACACATTAGTTACTTAAATCTATGTAAAGCACGGGTGCACGTGCATTTACAACTTTGTATCTCAAATCGGGGAGCTGGAGCCGGAGGCCAGGTTGATAAATGAGTTACATACTATCTTGTATCTCACCAGGATGCCGGCAACCGACGTCGCAGCGGGATAAATGAGTTACACATCATCAACCAGGCCGGACACCTGGTCACCCAAACTGTTCAGTGCCCGCTTGATCCAGACGAGCTTATTATCCATCGCCTGGAGACTTTGCAGGATATCACGCTTGCGGGATATTTCGGCATCCAGAAAGGCTATCCGGTCTTTTCGGTCCTGTTCGGTCTTCATGGCGAATAGGACCATATTTTCAAATTTCTGATTAAATCCCTCACCATCCTGAGATTCAACATATTTTAAAACTGTATCTGACATGCGGACGGATTTGGCGTTATTTTTTGGTACTTTTATCATTTAAACCAACTCCTCTTTATACTTATAGGAAGTGACCAACCTCGGGAATTTGTCCGTAGTCTCAACAAAGACACACACAGTGCCATCACGGAGGATATTACAGGTATAACGCAATCCATCATCTACACACTGTTCAATCATCCAAGAACCATTATCAAAGATATGATAATCTGTAAATCCATAAATCTTATTTAACATTGTCATAACTCGACCTCCTCCTCACTGATGCAAGCTAAAACACGATATGCCCCGGATTTGCCATACAGATGCATATACAGGCCGCCAACGTCCAGCGGCTCCCAGCGGAGTATTACCCGCCCACGCTTTGCCTGTTCTCCGGTCAAAAGGTCTTCTCGAACAATCTTATAACGATACTCTTTTAAGGTTTCCATGCATTTTCCTCCTTTTTTTTCGCACGGCCCGGCATAGTAACCTTGCACAAATACGATTGTCTTTTTGATAGATACATGGTAAAATTAAATATTAATAAAGTGAAAAGGTATCACTTTTTATATTTTAATTATAATGCGAAAATATCGCAATGTCAATAGAGAATTGCGTAATTTTCGCAATTATTGAAAGGATGACTATGTACAATAGAATTAAAGACTTATGCGAAAAAAAAGGTTTAAATGGCAAAGAATTTGGAGCTTTATTAGGGTTAAAGAAAAGCCCACTTACAGACTGGAAAAATGAAAAAGCAAAACCGACGGTTGAACAGGTGATTGCGATGTGCGATATATTCGCAACGACTGCGGAATACATTATCTTTGGAAAAGAATGTACAGAACTTTCAAAAGAGGAAAATAGCATCATCATGGCCTACAGAAAAGCAGACCCAGCAATTCAACAAGCCACGAAAAAGCTTCTGGATATCCCAGAAATAACGTCACAGAGGGTAGAAGGGGAAGAATTATCATCTTCAAGGACTGGCTAAAAAAAATAAATAAAAATTGGAGAATCATGGGAGGAATATATTTATGAATACATCGACAAGTATAATATGCTTTGTAATAGGCCTACTGATCATATACATCTGGGGAAGCGTAGCATACAGAAAAACCGATTATGGCAAAAGCCACAAAGAAGGACTATGGAAAATCCTAACTGACGATGGAGCACTGGGAGAATATAAAACATCACGCCAGTTTGAATTAGTAAAATATCCTCATAAAATCATATATAACTGTTACATACCAAAAACAAATGGTGAAACAACAGAAATTGATATTGTCGCAATCACAGAAAAGGGAATCTGGGTTATAGAAAATAAAAATTATAAAGGTTGGATATTTGGAGATGCATACAGAAAAAAATGGTGCCAAACATTAAACAAAAATAAGTATTTCTTTTACAACCCAATCTGGCAAAATAAAACTCACATAAAATATTTGAGCAATACACTATCATCTATACCAGAAAATTACTTTAAATCTATAATTGTGTTCAACAGAGCAACAATTAAAAAGGTATCATTGCCTGATAACAACACATATGTATTCGATATGAGTCAACTACGCAATTTTTTGAAAGAACCGCACATTGACTTACTGTCCCAGGAACAAATAAATACCATATACGAAAAGTTATTACCGTACACAAATGTATCAAAGGAACAAAAAAAAGCACACATTGATAACATAAATAAGAAATATAAATAAACTTGTCTATCAGGTAAAAAAGTATCGTAATCAGATATTTAAGGCTATTTTTCCTCTTAATCTATTTGTCCAGGGTTCGAGTCCCTGAAGGCGCACTAAAAAGCACTGTTTTTGCAGAGTTGGAGCTGCGGGGACGGTGCTTTTCTTTTTGTGTCCGCCCGGCGTGTAAAATCCAGGCGGTTTTTTATATTTTTATTTTCATCAGCCCATGCCGGCTGCAGTATTATGCCATGCCCCTTTTGGGGAAATCTGAATTCAGGGCTTTGTTCGGGATAGAGCTTGACAAGCTCAAAGCGTCCGGAGGTGTGGTAAAGGTGTGTCCTGGATCTGCGGTTTCGGCTTCCAGGGCAGGAAGGGTGATGCCGCAGCAGCTTACAACGCTTTCCCCCATGGTGTGTATCACATTTCCGCATACAGGGCAGACATAGAGCTTTGAGCGGAGCATATTGCTGGAAATGTTGCTGTTGGAGACACAGTCCCCGGTCAGCAGCTCCACCACGGATATGCCCAGCACTTTAGCCAGAGGTTCGATCAGGCTGATGTCGGGAAGGCCTTTGGAAGTTTCCCATTTAGATATGGTTTTGTCGCTTACGTCCAGCCTGCCTGCAAGCTCTGTCTGGGTCATTTTCTTTTTTTCCCGCAGCTCCCGTATGGTGCTGCCGGTGATATAGTGATTCATAATCAAACTCCTTTGTTTTTTCTTTATAGTACGTTACCGGGAGCAAAAACACAACCTACGCTGCGTAGAGTAAAAATGAATTGCATTCTGCCCCTGACGGACTAGGGATTCTGCTGCACAGCGCGCAGCATCTCCTTGGGGATAACGTCTACCGGGACATGGGACGTAAACGTAACGGGTGGGAATCTGATTGTACGGATACCAGGATTTTGTTATAATAAAGGCAGAACGGACAGGGAGGATTAGGAAATGAATGATGAGACAAAATATAAAATCATGCAGAACCGGGAACTGTTAAAGGCCTATAATGTCTCCGATGCCGGGGCCGAGGCCACGGACCAGGAGCAGAAGCTTCCGGAAGTGCCTTTTGTGAAGGAGAAAAAGGGAGAGTACATCATATCTCTGACAATGGATTTTGATGGGATTGCGGGAAATGCGGATCTGTTCTGCCTTCTGCAAAGCAGGGTGAGCAGGAGGAAATACAGCGGCGAGGCAGTTACCTTAAGAGAGCTGTCTCTTCTTTTGTGGGCTGTCCAGGGAATCAGGAGAGTGATTGGAAAGAACCATCTTGCCACGCTCAGGAATGTTCCCTCAGCCGGCTGCCGGCACGCCTTTGAGACATACCTGTTTGTGAATCATGTGGACGGACTTGAGAAAGGGATCTACCACTATCTTCCCCTGGAACATGCCCTTGAGGTATGGGATGAGAGACAGGATTTTGAGGAGGAATTGACCCAGGCGCTCTGCGGACAGTATTTTGCGGCCTCAGCGCCTGTGACATTTGTGTGGAGCGTGATCCCCTACCGGACAGAATGGCGGTACGGCATGAAGGCACATAAGTACATCCTGTTGGATGCAGGACATGTGTGTGAAAATCTGTATCTGGCATGTGAGGCCATTGGCTGCGGAACCTGTGCCATTGGTGCCTATGACCAGGACAGCCTTGATGAGCTTCTGGGATTTGCACCGGGACCGTCTGCCGGGGAGGAATATGAGTGCGCAGTGTACGCGGCAAGTGTGGGGAAGGCTGTGGCCAAGGAGTAGCAGGGCAGGGGTGTGAAACCTGTGCCAAAGAGAGAAGAAAGCAAAAGTAAAGGCTTGTACACTGCATTTCTCCGGGCTATAATAAAAGATACAGGCCGGGCAAAGTAAAAGCCGGTAATCATATGATTCCAGGGAGGACAAAAACAGATGAGAGTGCTATTTATTGGGGGCACCGGGACGATCAGCATGGCAATTACCAAAAGACTGCTGGCAGAGGGGCATAAAGTGTATCTGCTGAACCGGGGAACACGAAACAAAGAGCTGCCCACGGGAGCTATGGGGCTAACCGGGGATATAGAGGATGAGGAGCAGGTGTGCAGACTCACAGAAGGCATGAAGTTTGATGTGGTTGCGGACTTTATTGCATTTGCGCCGGAACATGTGGAGCGTGACTACAGGATGTTTAAAGGCAGGACCGGACAGTATATTTTTATCAGTTCCGCATCTGCATACCAGAAGCCCCCTTCTGATTACAGAATGACAGAGGGGACGCCCCTCTCCAATCCCAAATGGCAGTATTCCAGGGATAAGATCGCCTGTGAGGAGTTTCTTATGAAAAAGTACAGGGAAGAGGCATTTCCTGTGACTATTGTGCGTCCAAGCCATACTTATGATGAACGGAATGTTCCCATAGGATTACACGGGGACAACGGAAGCTATCAGGTGGTCAGACGGATCAAAGAGGGAAAGCCTGTGCTGATACCGGGGGACGGCACATCACTTTGGACTGTGACCCATAACTCTGATTTTGCAAAGGGGTTTGTGGGACTTATGGGAAATATCCATGCCATCGGGGAGGCTGTGCAGATCACCTCAGATGAGACGTTGACCTGGAACCAGATTTACCGGGCAGTTGCGGACGCGCTTGGCGTGCAGCTTCATCCTGTACGGGTATCCAGCGATTTTCTGGATAGCTGCAGTGACTATGATTACAATGGAAGCATGATGGGGGATAAATCCAATTCTGTGGTGTTCTTAAATGATAAGCTGAAGCGGCTGGTGCCCGGATTTTCTGCTGAAAAGCGTTTTGACCAGGGCGTCAGGGAAAGTCTTGCATATATTGAAAGCCACCCGGAATGCCAGATCCTGGACCCGGTGTTTGATGCATTTTGTGACAGGGTAGTGGAAGCGCTGGAACAGGCAAAAGAATATGTGAGAGCAGGAAGATAAGAAACAGAGAAGTGGTAAAGTTATGGCCGAAGGATAGAACAGTATCCTTCGGCCATTGCTGACTGTGGGAAACAGGGACTTTTAAGACCGGGTTTCTAAAGCCGGTCCGCAGTATTGTTCCTATATGTCATTTCATCATATTTCCGAGAACCTGGTTGACCAGTTTGCCGTCTGCAATACCTTTTACTTTCGGCATCAGTACCTTCATGATCTTTCCTTTATCTTTACCTGTAGGGGCTTCAATTGCCAGTTCTTTCAGTACGCCCTCAATAACTTCTTTGATTTCCTCTTCACTGAGCATCTTGGGAGCAAATTCTTCATAGACGGCAATTCGTTTTGTGCACTCATCAAAGATGTCGCTTCTATCTGCAGGAGTCAGTTCCAGAGTTTCTTTGGTCTGTTTGATCTCTTTTAATACCACTTCATTCTCTTCCGCTTCAGTCAGGTCTTCTCTCTTGTCAATGGCTTTGTTTTTCAGGGCTGACAGCAGCATGGACAAGGACTCTTTTCTTTCTTTTTCGCCTGCTTTCATGGCAGCGACCATGGCTTTTCTCACTTCATCAATTTTACTCATTGTCGGAATCTCCTTTTCTTTTTTTCATGGCAGCAGGCATCTGTGAGGATGCTGTCTGCGTTCTAGCTTATTAGTATACCACTATAATCGGGAGGGTGCCACATTTTATTTTGTGAAAATTCACCGCACTCTCAGCAAATTCCACCTGAAATAAGAAGCCAACAACCGGATGACCACCGTAACGATCAACCCCAGTATAACTCCTGCCGGTTCCCCCATAGAGTCCCTGCACACAACGCAGACAATTCCCCCCGCAATGGAAGCGCAGGCATAAATCTCACGTACCAGAATATAAGGCGTCTCCCCTGCCAGGATATCCCGAAGCACACCTCCGCCAACACCGGTCAGAACACCAACAAAAACAAAAAAGAAAGTATTATTCTCCGTCACAACACTTGCGGCGGCCTGAATACCTACCACAGTGAAAATACCCAGTCCGAAAGTATCGCAGAGCATCATGACATTATCATAATATTTGTTCTTGGCCCTGGACTTTAGAATTTCCGGATTCGTGTAGGTGATGGCAAAGAGCAGGGTAGCGGTCAGGATGGCAAAAAGCACATAGACTGGTTTGGCAAAAGCAGTGGGAGGTGTGATGCCCAGAATAATATCACGCATCATACCGCCGCCTACCGCCGTGGTAGCCCCCAAAATATTGACTCCGAAAATATCCATTTTCTTCTCAATGGCGATCATTGCCCCTGATGAGGCGAAGGCCACTGTCCCGATCATTTCCAATATAAAGATAAAGGTATCCATATTTTCCCCTTTGAAATAGATTTTATTATTTATTATACGGTATACATGTAAAAAAATCGTCAGTAATGGAGAGAATAAAACTGGATTTGACTTTTTTTGCCTGGTTTGATACATTAATGCTACATACTTTAAAAAGCTAACGCATCAACCGGTCAGGGGACGAAAGCTGGCTGTCCCTGCAGCCGGATCACACGGAGGAGAGAAAATGCAGAAACACAAAAATGGAAGCTTCACCAATTCCCTGGGCTTTGTACTGGCCTGTGTGG includes the following:
- a CDS encoding major coat protein gives rise to the protein MEAITTALTTQMTEIGTSLTSLVTSTLPIALPLIGGVFLITKGISVFKKVTNKA
- a CDS encoding helix-turn-helix transcriptional regulator, whose product is MYNRIKDLCEKKGLNGKEFGALLGLKKSPLTDWKNEKAKPTVEQVIAMCDIFATTAEYIIFGKECTELSKEENSIIMAYRKADPAIQQATKKLLDIPEITSQRVEGEELSSSRTG
- a CDS encoding nuclease-related domain-containing protein, with product MNTSTSIICFVIGLLIIYIWGSVAYRKTDYGKSHKEGLWKILTDDGALGEYKTSRQFELVKYPHKIIYNCYIPKTNGETTEIDIVAITEKGIWVIENKNYKGWIFGDAYRKKWCQTLNKNKYFFYNPIWQNKTHIKYLSNTLSSIPENYFKSIIVFNRATIKKVSLPDNNTYVFDMSQLRNFLKEPHIDLLSQEQINTIYEKLLPYTNVSKEQKKAHIDNINKKYK
- a CDS encoding helix-turn-helix domain-containing protein, whose translation is MNHYITGSTIRELREKKKMTQTELAGRLDVSDKTISKWETSKGLPDISLIEPLAKVLGISVVELLTGDCVSNSNISSNMLRSKLYVCPVCGNVIHTMGESVVSCCGITLPALEAETADPGHTFTTPPDALSLSSSIPNKALNSDFPKRGMA
- a CDS encoding SagB/ThcOx family dehydrogenase, encoding MNDETKYKIMQNRELLKAYNVSDAGAEATDQEQKLPEVPFVKEKKGEYIISLTMDFDGIAGNADLFCLLQSRVSRRKYSGEAVTLRELSLLLWAVQGIRRVIGKNHLATLRNVPSAGCRHAFETYLFVNHVDGLEKGIYHYLPLEHALEVWDERQDFEEELTQALCGQYFAASAPVTFVWSVIPYRTEWRYGMKAHKYILLDAGHVCENLYLACEAIGCGTCAIGAYDQDSLDELLGFAPGPSAGEEYECAVYAASVGKAVAKE
- a CDS encoding SDR family oxidoreductase, giving the protein MRVLFIGGTGTISMAITKRLLAEGHKVYLLNRGTRNKELPTGAMGLTGDIEDEEQVCRLTEGMKFDVVADFIAFAPEHVERDYRMFKGRTGQYIFISSASAYQKPPSDYRMTEGTPLSNPKWQYSRDKIACEEFLMKKYREEAFPVTIVRPSHTYDERNVPIGLHGDNGSYQVVRRIKEGKPVLIPGDGTSLWTVTHNSDFAKGFVGLMGNIHAIGEAVQITSDETLTWNQIYRAVADALGVQLHPVRVSSDFLDSCSDYDYNGSMMGDKSNSVVFLNDKLKRLVPGFSAEKRFDQGVRESLAYIESHPECQILDPVFDAFCDRVVEALEQAKEYVRAGR
- a CDS encoding GatB/YqeY domain-containing protein, with protein sequence MSKIDEVRKAMVAAMKAGEKERKESLSMLLSALKNKAIDKREDLTEAEENEVVLKEIKQTKETLELTPADRSDIFDECTKRIAVYEEFAPKMLSEEEIKEVIEGVLKELAIEAPTGKDKGKIMKVLMPKVKGIADGKLVNQVLGNMMK
- a CDS encoding trimeric intracellular cation channel family protein, encoding MDTFIFILEMIGTVAFASSGAMIAIEKKMDIFGVNILGATTAVGGGMMRDIILGITPPTAFAKPVYVLFAILTATLLFAITYTNPEILKSRAKNKYYDNVMMLCDTFGLGIFTVVGIQAAASVVTENNTFFFVFVGVLTGVGGGVLRDILAGETPYILVREIYACASIAGGIVCVVCRDSMGEPAGVILGLIVTVVIRLLASYFRWNLLRVR